One stretch of Enoplosus armatus isolate fEnoArm2 chromosome 1, fEnoArm2.hap1, whole genome shotgun sequence DNA includes these proteins:
- the LOC139296617 gene encoding cellular retinoic acid-binding protein 1 isoform X2 has translation MERKMPNFEGTWKMKSSENFEDLLKALGVNAMLRKVAVAAASKPHVEIRQNSEHFYIKTSTTVRTTEINFLIGEEFNEETVDGRKCKSLATWETENKIYCKQTLLSGNGPKTFWSRELKGDELILIFGADDVVCTRIYLRA, from the exons GAAAAATGCCCAATTTTGAAGGCAcctggaaaatgaaaagcagcgAGAATTTTGAAGACTTGCTCAAAGCCCTGG GTGTGAATGCGATGCTGAGGAAGGTCGCAGTGGCGGCTGCGTCCAAGCCCCATGTGGAGATACGGCAGAACAGCGAGCACTTCTACATCAAGACTTCCACCACAGTCCGCACCACGGAGATCAACTTCCTCATTGGAGAGGAGTTCAATGAGGAGACGGTGGACGGGAGAAAGTGTAAG AGCTTGGCCACTtgggaaacagaaaacaagatttACTGCAAACAGACTCTACTGAGCGGGAATGGCCCGAAGACCTTCTGGAGCCGAGAACTCAAAGGGGACGAACTCATTCTG ATCTTTGGAGCCGATGATGTCGTGTGCACACGGATCTACCTACGAGCATAA
- the LOC139296617 gene encoding cellular retinoic acid-binding protein 1 isoform X1: MPNFEGTWKMKSSENFEDLLKALGVNAMLRKVAVAAASKPHVEIRQNSEHFYIKTSTTVRTTEINFLIGEEFNEETVDGRKCKSLATWETENKIYCKQTLLSGNGPKTFWSRELKGDELILIFGADDVVCTRIYLRA; this comes from the exons ATGCCCAATTTTGAAGGCAcctggaaaatgaaaagcagcgAGAATTTTGAAGACTTGCTCAAAGCCCTGG GTGTGAATGCGATGCTGAGGAAGGTCGCAGTGGCGGCTGCGTCCAAGCCCCATGTGGAGATACGGCAGAACAGCGAGCACTTCTACATCAAGACTTCCACCACAGTCCGCACCACGGAGATCAACTTCCTCATTGGAGAGGAGTTCAATGAGGAGACGGTGGACGGGAGAAAGTGTAAG AGCTTGGCCACTtgggaaacagaaaacaagatttACTGCAAACAGACTCTACTGAGCGGGAATGGCCCGAAGACCTTCTGGAGCCGAGAACTCAAAGGGGACGAACTCATTCTG ATCTTTGGAGCCGATGATGTCGTGTGCACACGGATCTACCTACGAGCATAA